The genome window CTTCTGCAGGGTACAGAGAAAATCATGCGAGACCTCGCGTATGCCGTGTTGCTCACGCAACAAGCGGCTCAGATAAAGGGTCAGATTGGCCGCCATCTCGGTATCGGCCATGGCCCGGTGGGCCTTGCCGGTGTGCGGCAATCCGGCCCAGCTATTGAGCGTACCGAGCTTGTGGTTCGGCGCCTGTGGCAGCAGACGCCGGGCCAGCAACATTGAGCAGGCAAAATTCTGCCGGCGCGCCCGCTGAATCAGCGCCAGTTCGCTGTCCCAGAACTTCTGGTCAAACGCAGCGTTGTGCGCCACGAGAGGCAACGAGCCGACAAAATCGGCCACCTCGCCCATGACCTGGGTGGAAGAGGGTGCGGAACGCAGCATCGCATTACTGATCCCGGTCAGGTTTTCTATGAATGGCGGCACCCAGG of Pseudomonas pohangensis contains these proteins:
- a CDS encoding 3'-5' exonuclease; translated protein: MEPIAVIDFETTGMSPGQNCRATEIAAVIVQDGRIVARYQSLMNSGAWVPPFIENLTGISNAMLRSAPSSTQVMGEVADFVGSLPLVAHNAAFDQKFWDSELALIQRARRQNFACSMLLARRLLPQAPNHKLGTLNSWAGLPHTGKAHRAMADTEMAANLTLYLSRLLREQHGIREVSHDFLCTLQKVPAAKIMQALSAARGY